The Bos indicus x Bos taurus breed Angus x Brahman F1 hybrid chromosome 3, Bos_hybrid_MaternalHap_v2.0, whole genome shotgun sequence genome segment AAGAAGGTGGAAAGTTATAGGAAATTAggccagagagaaaaagaatcagaTCATTTTGTCCCTCAtagaaagtgatgtcgctcagtcatgtctgactatttgtgaccccatggattgtagcctgccaggctcctctgtccatgggactttccaggcaagagtcctggagtgggttgacatttccttctccaagggatcttcttgacccagggatcgagcccaggtctcccacactgcaggcagactctttaccatctgagccaccagggaagctcttgtcCCACATAGGCCAttgcaatttttttgttttgctttttgttgtttaacCTCTTTTACTGAAATAGAGAAAACTGCAAATCCTAAGTGTCAGCTCAATGAGTCATCATAAAATGAACAAATCTGTGTATCCGGACACAGGTTAAGAAACGGCACATAACCAGCAGCCCAGAAAGCCCCCACTATGCTCCCTCCTACTTGCTCTCCCTCCACTGCAAAGGTAACCCTATCccaacttttaaaagaatagatttattttgcttgtttttaaactttaaataaatggaagCATGCCACTGTATTCTATTTgtatctgaattttcttttttcactcaaGATTTTGCTTGTGATATTCACGCGTGTTATTCCAAGAGGGAAGAAGGGCCAAATGACAAACAACAGCAGGTTACAATGCTGATGGAAAAATGTAGTAAGGGGTGAAGTCGTTTTCATGTGACAGGCATGCATATGACAATTTGAGAGAGAGGAAGTGCGAGCTCACCCAGGAGTTGAGCACAAAAATCCTAAGAGATATTTCCTCCCCTACTCAGATTCTCTCCTGAGAACTAAGGGGTCTTAAGAAAGTTGAGGTTGTGGTAatagttgttattgttcagtctctaaatcacatccaactctgcgacctcatggactgcagcatgccaggcttccttgttcttcaccatttcccagagctttcttaaactcatattcattgtgttgatgatgccatccaaccatctcatcctctgttacccccatctctgcctgctatcaatctttccagcatcagagactttcccaatgagttggctctttgcatcaggtggccaaaatattggagcttcagcttcagcatcagttcttccagtgaatattcagggttgactccctttaggattgactggtttgatctccttgcctgtccaaggggctctcaagagtcttctccagcactataattcaaaaatattaatttttcagcactcaacctgctttatggtccaattctcatatccgtacatgactactggaaaaaccaaagctctgactataaggacctttgtcggcaaagtgatgtttctgctttttaatatgctgtctaggtttgtcatagcttttcttccaaggaacaagcatctttcaacaacatggctgcagtcactctctgcagtaattttggagtccaagaaaataaaatatgtcactgcttccactttttccccatctatttgctgtgaattGATggaagcagatgccatgatcttagctcttttttttaatcttgagcttcaagccagctttttcactctcctctttcaatctcatcaagaggctctttagttcctcttcactttctgccattagagtggtatcatctccatatctgaggctGCTGATATTTTTCtaggcaatcttgatcccaggtTGTAATTCctccaccctggcatttcacatgatgtactctgcatataagttaagtaatcagggtgacaatatataggctTGACATAtttcttccccaattttgaaccactctgttgttatatgcccagttttaactgttgcttcttgtcttgcatatagctttctcaggagacagataaggtggtctgatattcccatctctttaagaattttccacagtttgttgtgatccacacagtcaaaggctttagtgtagtcaatgaagcagaagtagatgtttttttctggcattctcttgctttctctgtgatccagcggatgttggcaatttgatctctggttcctctgcctttctaaatccagcttgaacatctggaaggtctcagttcacatattgctgaatcctagTGGTAATGGTTACTTATTCACTGATTCACTCAAACATTTCCAGATCCTACTTTGTGTAACGCTCTGTGCTCAGATATAAAGATAATTAAGATAACTATTAAATAAGATGATTAAGTTAAGATAACAAGAGAACAGAAGGCTACAAAATGGTATGATAAATGCTAGGAATTTGGCAGAGGATGTTAAGGAAGaatcttctttaaaaatgattataaccATTTCACCTTTTTTGCTCAAACATTAATGGCTCTGAGATAGGTTCATGAGAGTGTAGCCATTACATGTTACTTTGAAgttatatgtattaattttatacttaCCAGTTTTTATCTTCTCAACTCCTAGACAGTTATCTTTTGGGAGCAGAAAAGATATCTTCTGGTATCATGCAAGGAGCACAAAATAGTTAGAGTCAAAGGAGTTGGATCTGAATCCAACTCTGTTATTCTTTAGTTGGGCAACTCTAGGAAAATTAGTTAACTACTCTGTGCCTCAGATCCTTGTCTGTAAATGGATATGATAATATTCATCCTACTTGTCAAAGTTGTTGTCAGCATCAGATGAAATAATGTATAAGAACTGTAAATTCCTATTATTAGTCCTTTAAATCTCACAAGCCTACTACGTTGAACACAGCAGGTATTTACTAAATGTCAAGCTTTAACTATATTTCATCAGTAAAGAGTTGCAGTTTTTGAAATCTGTGCCAGGGATTGGATGCAGTTGTCCCTCTCCATCTCATGCCCAGATAACTCAGAGGCTGGGGTCAGATAGTATGGCTATGACCCAGGTGTGACCAGCTAGTGTGGCATCCAGCTGGTCACAGGTAGACTGGCTGGGACCAACTACTCATCAACCAAGGGTGCCAGGCATTTTGTTGGTGGAGCCTCTGTGATTGTCTGCTTCAGCACTCCTCCCAACCCTTTTCCTCTTCATCTTATCTTTGGACTTCAGTATCAGTGAGCTCTAACAGACTGGCAGCGTAAGGAGAAAGGGTGTGGGAGGTAGGGAAGGGAGAGTCACAACAGTTTGCTTTCTGTGTTCACAGGGAACTCATTTTCAGAAGCCAGCTCAACCCCACTGGTTGTGAATGGGGTCCTGAGGGAGTCTGTAACTCTTCCCTCAAAGTTTCCTGTGAAAGAGAATATCACGTTCATCACCTGGCTTCACGAGGGAAGCTCTGTCATCTTCATATGgccaaaagaagcaaaaatacagGTGACTGATCCAAAACGGAAAGATCAACTGAATGTCACTGAGTCCTACTCCTTGCACCTCAACAATCTGTCAATGGCAGACGTGGGACATTACCGTGCCCAGATAACCACATCAACGTCTTCTCTGAACACCGATTATAACCTGCAGATCTTCAGTGAGTCAAAACTTGGGCTTAATTTTGTATGGACTAAAAAATAGTACAATTTCAATTCTATGTGACTGCAAATATGCACTATAGACTCGTGGTAAAAAGTATGGCATTTGGAGCTAGACTGAGGTCCAGAAACAAAACAGTTCAATGACATTGCACAGCAGTTAGTGACAGAGCTGAGATTAGAACCTAAAGCTTATGACTCCTTGACCCTGTACCAGGCTCCATTATACTTGTTGAGACAAGTTTCTTCTGTGACTATTTAGAAGACCAAGTACAACTTCTGCAACAACCACACTCCTGAGACTGAATGCCAATACATTCCCAGGGCATTTTGGAGTGCCTCTCCTTCTAAAGCACATACACAAAAACAGACGTAAGGTACACCAACATGTTTGTTTTTGCAATTGTGCAAAggaattttaagataaaaactattggctttttaaaacattgaCCAATTAATCTGTGTGTACTAGGCTAGGGATAGCAAAGATTTGATCTTATGGGTCAATATCAATTAATTGGGAGTAACTGCctaagattcactggagaaggaaatgacagcccactccagtgttcttgcctggagaatcccagggatgggggagcctggtaggctgccatctatggggtcacacagagtcggacatgactgaagtgacttagcagcagcagcctaagattcggagaaggaaatgacagcccactccagtgttcttgcctggagaaccccagggatggcagagcacggtgggctgctgtctgtggggtcgcacggagtcagacacgactggggtgacttagcagcagcagcagcctaagaTTCAGTGTTAAGAAAAATGTGAGTCATGTTAAGTTTATTTACTGAGTCAACAGTATTTGTTAACCATGAATGATATTGAGACTCTGTTTTAGTCCCTTGagatacatcagtgaacaaaacaaagatccCTGACCTCATCATGATGCTGACATTCTGGGTAGAGGATATGGAGGCAATGATaaaaatacacattatatatgAACAAAGAACATAGTAAGTAAGCAATGAGAGAAACTCATGGAAAAAGAGATTAGAACAATATAAGGACCACCAGAAATGCCAGAAAGCAGCAGTCTGTTTTAAATGGAGGAGTCATAATAGGCCTCATTGAGAAGATGACATTAGAGCCAAGGCCAGTTGGAGGTGAAAGAGTGAGCCATGCAGATATCTGAGGGAAGAGCTATCCAGCACAGGCCCTCCCTGTGTCTGGCAGGCTCAAACGTCAATGAGCAGAGTAAGAGAGAGTAACAGGAAATAAAGTCAGTAAGGAAATAGGGAGTCACATCATCTAAGGCTCTGGGAGCCTTCACAAGGACTTTGGCTTCTACTTTTGGCGGGTGGAGAACAACTGGAGGATATTTTTGGACATGTTGACTTGGGGATATACATTATATTCAGGTGGAAATGTCAAGTGAGTAATTATATATTCATCAAGTGGAGTAAGATATTAATATAGGTTTTTAATATAGATGTTTTGAGAATACATCATGTGTATTCTCAAATGCCCAAATCTATTGCACTTCTTCCTTCCCATGAACTGCTTGCTTGCTCTGTTTCTTCACTCCTTCCTTCCCTAATTCTTTAGTTCTCAACACACCCCTTTCTGACTTGCTGACACTTTGCATCAAGATCTCTTTGTTATCATTTGAGGCAGCACCAATCCAGCAATGGACATTGGTTGAAGGAGGTAAATATTCAAGCCAAACATTTGCCATTGCTGTGCTATGTGctatctaatttaatcctcataattatCCAAGAAGTAGGTATTATTgcccagttttacagatgaagaaattggggCAAGCAGAGACTAAAATTTGTCCATGGTCATGTAGCCAATAAATGACAAAGCCGTGATTCTAACCTCGGTCTTCCTAACTCCAAATCCACTCTTGCCATGACATGAAAATTCCTTTCAAACAAGGTATGTTCCACAACCCCTACTCAGTTAGCTAAACTTAATGCTTTGCCTAATCTCTTCTAATGAGATAGTTGGAGTCATTCCATTTTTTACTGGGTCATCTTTATTTCAACCCTTGGGCCAAGTCTAGGTCGGAAGGTTTTCCTGCACTGCTCCCATGTTCACACTGGTTCACAGCTGCTGACACAGTTTTAGGTAATATTTTCTGGTCTCCACTCTCAGAAGTACCTGCATCATGTGTATTCTCAAATGCCCAAATCTATTGCACTTCTTCCTTCCCATGAACTGCTTGCTTGCTCTGTTTCTTCACTCCTTCCTTCCCTAATTCTTTAGTTCTCAACACACCCCTTTCTGACTTGCTGACACTCTGCATCAAGATCTCTTTGTTATCATTTGAGGCAGCACCAGATCCAATGAGAACCAGTATCCCAACAAAGTTGTGGGAAATTTGGTTCTCCAAGTAAGTTAAGCTTTTATCTTCCATCCCAGCTAGGAAAATTCTGATAATGGAGGAAACAGAGCTCACGCACCTGCTCTTCTGGTTTCTGAACTGTCTAAGGCTGGGCTGCATAGTCTCCAAATTATGTTTACACAAAGGGCAGTGAACAAGGGCTAGAAGGACCCCAGGAATAAACTGGAGCTCCAAAAATTAAAGTGATCAGCTCAAAATCCCCTGACTAGCTGGCAAAAACTCCAgtctttcccttccctctcttccacTGCCTACTCTGTCTCATACTGACGTCCCTCATCATTTGGTCACCAGAGGCCTCAATCCCATCGATTAGGCAGCACACACAAAGTTATTTACAGAGTATACAGCAGTGTCAGGTGGGATACATGGAAACATAGAGGTGATAGAGATTTTTCACAGAGGGCTGAGCCAAGCCATTTGTCCTTCATCCAGGACTCTTCTCTGCACACaggacgactgagcaacttacaagTTGCACATCACACCACGTGGTCTGAAAATAATACCTGTGAGATCCAGCTGATGTGCTCTGTGGAGAATCCAAATGATAACGTCTCATTCAGGTGGCAGGTCGCAGGAAATCCATATCATAGTGAAGCAAATCTCTCTATATCCTGGGACCCCAAGAGCCTCAGTGAAGAGACCTACACCTGCATAGCTGAGAATCCTGTCAGTTATTTATCCTTTTCTGTCTCTGACAAGAGTGTCTGTGAAGGTAAGTCTGTCTCAGGTCTCTCTGAGGGCCTTGAGTGTTGTGGGGTGTGGGGTGTCGCTCATGCCCTTTATGATTCCTAAAACAGAGGCCCAATGGGAGACAGCtgagtgatgctgggaggggacaGACACCCCCTGGAGCTCTGTGTCTCTTACTCCTCTAGAATGCTCTCCttttccctccccctccaccaACCATTTCTCTAAGcctcccagagcccaggagcaAAGTCCTTAGGAAGGCAAGATTgcttcttctctctgtctctaccAGGCTCCACACTGCCCTGTCTGCCTAAATGAGACTCCCACTTGCAGAAATCCTGCCCAGACCCCCAGAACCTCTGGGTATAGATGAACCCACCCAACCCCCAAAGATAGTCTAGAAGAGATGCAATAGAGGCTCTAAAATACCACTCTGGGCCTCACTCGATGTGTCTCAAGTGCaacgttttttgtttttgtttttttctttgcaggTGTTATTAATGGGAAAAATGAATACCTGGATATCAGATGGATTATCATTGTGGTTGTTTTGACATGTATATTCTTCATTGCattcatattaatatttgttCAGAGGAAAAAAGTAGCaggtttcctttcttcttattGTTACTTCTCTCAGGCTTCAGAGACTTAGAGTCTGGGGCTGATACAAGACTCTGTCTTGCAGAAGACAGATAAAGGTGGGGAGGATGCAAACCCGGCTCAGTCAGTCCACGGGGACAACACTTGGGCTGTGAATACACATGTGCTAATCTCCTAAGGAGACTGTCCTACTAGAAAATGCAGGACCCAGCCTCGGGGCCTGCCTGCCCTCCTTTCTGGGTCCCTTTCCCACCACATCCTCTAGAGAAGGGGTCCCTGACACCCAGGCCCCAGACTGGTACCAGTATGGGGCTTCTTAGGAACCAGTTCACATAGCAGAAGGTGA includes the following:
- the SLAMF6 gene encoding SLAM family member 6 isoform X1, whose translation is MARALTILKSPTPFSTAKSMIWLFQALLLVFFCRGPGNSFSEASSTPLVVNGVLRESVTLPSKFPVKENITFITWLHEGSSVIFIWPKEAKIQVTDPKRKDQLNVTESYSLHLNNLSMADVGHYRAQITTSTSSLNTDYNLQIFRRLSNLQVAHHTTWSENNTCEIQLMCSVENPNDNVSFRWQVAGNPYHSEANLSISWDPKSLSEETYTCIAENPVSYLSFSVSDKSVCEGVINGKNEYLDIRWIIIVVVLTCIFFIAFILIFVQRKKVAGFFQLSTQQTQCHAETVSNLEYASFSSGNTVYAQVTHSNKETKIPKLVKNYDSTTIYSEVNHPQERKPIYTRTAAHHNVV
- the SLAMF6 gene encoding SLAM family member 6 isoform X3 — its product is MARALTILKSPTPFSTAKSMIWLFQALLLVFFCRGPGNSFSEASSTPLVVNGVLRESVTLPSKFPVKENITFITWLHEGSSVIFIWPKEAKIQVTDPKRKDQLNVTESYSLHLNNLSMADVGHYRAQITTSTSSLNTDYNLQIFRRLSNLQVAHHTTWSENNTCEIQLMCSVENPNDNVSFRWQVAGNPYHSEANLSISWDPKSLSEETYTCIAENPVSYLSFSVSDKSVCEGVINGKNEYLDIRWIIIVVVLTCFFQLSTQQTQCHAETVSNLEYASFSSGNTVYAQVTHSNKETKIPKLVKNYDSTTIYSEVNHPQERKPIYTRTAAHHNVV
- the SLAMF6 gene encoding SLAM family member 6 isoform X2, which produces MARALTILKSPTPFSTAKSMIWLFQALLLVFFCRGPGNSFSEASSTPLVVNGVLRESVTLPSKFPVKENITFITWLHEGSSVIFIWPKEAKIQVTDPKRKDQLNVTESYSLHLNNLSMADVGHYRAQITTSTSSLNTDYNLQIFRRLSNLQVAHHTTWSENNTCEIQLMCSVENPNDNVSFRWQVAGNPYHSEANLSISWDPKSLSEETYTCIAENPVSYLSFSVSDKSVCEGVINGKNEYLDIRWIIIVVVLTCIFFIAFILIFVQRKKVAGFFQLSTQQTQCHGNTVYAQVTHSNKETKIPKLVKNYDSTTIYSEVNHPQERKPIYTRTAAHHNVV
- the SLAMF6 gene encoding SLAM family member 6 isoform X4; the protein is MARALTILKSPTPFSTAKSMIWLFQALLLVFFCRGPGNSFSEASSTPLVVNGVLRESVTLPSKFPVKENITFITWLHEGSSVIFIWPKEAKIQVTDPKRKDQLNVTESYSLHLNNLSMADVGHYRAQITTSTSSLNTDYNLQIFRRLSNLQVAHHTTWSENNTCEIQLMCSVENPNDNVSFRWQVAGNPYHSEANLSISWDPKSLSEETYTCIAENPVSYLSFSVSDKSVCEGVINGKNEYLDIRWIIIVVVLTCFFQLSTQQTQCHGNTVYAQVTHSNKETKIPKLVKNYDSTTIYSEVNHPQERKPIYTRTAAHHNVV